Below is a window of Lebetimonas sp. JH292 DNA.
AGCAGAGCTTAATGACAAAAATGCACAGTTTAAACTTGCCCTCTATTACAAAGACAAAGATACAGAAAAATCAATGAAATATTTTATAAAAGCGGCTCACAACGGGCATCCTCAGGCCCAGCAGATTGAAAATTTGCCAAAAGAAAAAACCCGGGCGATATTCCGGAAATCTGGCTTCGTTATCTCGGTGCATGTTCTGGATGAGAAAAAAATGGCTGTGATGATAACCGAGACTTGTGTAAGCTGCGGGGACTGTGCAGGAGAATGCCCGGTTGCTGCAATTTTGGATGATTCAAAAGACAGAAATCCGTTTATGGGTGAGCGCTTTTATGTAAAACCCGAAGCCTGTGTTGAGTGTGTAGGACACGCAGATGTGCCAAGATGTGCCGAAGCTTGCCCGACAGAAGGGTGTATTGTATGGGATATGCCTTATACTGAAGAATTCAGTGAATATTACGAAAAAGGAAACAGTGAAGGTAAATACAAAATAAGGGTTCATAAAAAGAAAGGCTTAATGCTCCCTACAGTTAAAGAAAAACCTTTTATAGAAACAGTTCCGTTAGAAGAGAGAGAAGCGCTAGATAAAGATAAAAATGAGTTTGTTGAAAAAGTAGAATTTGTAAGCGAACCTGATGAAGAGAGGGAAAAACTTTTGTTTAAATTCGGAAAATTAAAAGAGTGTGATTTACTTTATTGCATACAAATAGGACCGGGAGCTTCAAAAATAGCAAACTCTTTTAATATTTTCCCTGTGAAAGTGGATAAAAACGAAAGTATAAAAGATGCAATTGAAAAAATTCAGAATATGTTAAAAAACAATCCTCCGATATGGTTACTCAGGATTTATACTGCGGGGCATGTATAGATGAATGTCCGGCAACAGCTATAGTTAGTGTGGACAATTCACCTTTGGAATTTGCAGAGTTTACTTATGTAAAACCGGAAAAATGTATAGAATGTGTCGATTCGGCTGTCCCTAAATGTGCGGATGTGTGTCCTGTGGATGACTGTATTGTATGGGATATGCCTATGTTGGAAAAAGTAACAATTATGTAATAAGAGTGCAAAAAAGGGCTTATGTCACCTAAAGTTTCACCAAAGCCCTACAGGGAAAATATTTCCATTGAACTAAGAAAAGCACACGTAAGTGTGGGAGTAAATTATATAAATAAGGAGAAAAAAATGGCTGTAATTATAGGAGAAAGCTGTATAAACTGATGCATGCAGACAGGTTTGCCCGGTTAACGCAATTGTTGATGATTTATCAAACCCTACAGGTGAAAAACGTTATTATGTAAAACCTGAAGTATGTATTGAGTGCGCAGGTGTTTATGAGGACCCGCAATGTGCGGCTATATGTCCATCAACCGGTACAATAACATGGGATTACCCTTATACTAAAGAATTTGAAAAATATTTTTTAAATTCCTCTAAATATAAAATAGGCACTACAAAAAGCGGTAAACTTAAAACCCCTACATTAAGAGGTAAAAAATACAGAAAAGATATTCCTCTGGAATTAAGGGGCATTGGAAAAGAAGTTCAGGAAATTCCCGAGGATTTGAGTGAAATAAAAGTATTTAATTCAATTGTTCGCTCTTTTTAAATCATATAAACTGTTTTTTAAAAGGCACTGACTAAATGGTAAAATATATAAGAATAACTACAAAGATAAAAATATGACAGCTTCAGGGCTTCATTTTGCTAACGCACCGCTCAAATTTTGCTAAAAATTGCAAACGCAAGCGCCTTTACGGGTTGAGTGCAATTTTTTTAACGTAAAATTTTTGCTAAATTCCACTACGCTGTCATATTTTTACTTTTCCGTTATTTAGTATTATAGGAATTAAATTTTATATTGGAAAATAAAAAAAAAAGATTTGAAAAATGAATAATAAAACAAAATTCATCACAATGTAAAAGGGAAAATTACAACAAGAGGAAAAAGAAAATTTGCAGATTATATTCCTGTGGGAGAAATACAAAAAATATAGAGGGATTGAAACCGAAGATGTTAAAAAAATAGCAAAACAAGATTACCATCAAGACGGTAGCGGTAAAAAACAATTTACAGACTTTGGAAAAGCGGTGCAAAAAAACGAATACTTTTTCTTGCAGACAGAACTTCACTCATTGACCAAACAGCCAGAAGGACTTTCAGATAGTAAAAGCGAAGATGCTTATAAAAAATTCAGTCCCGATTTACACTTATTCATTAAAACAAGGAATTGATGATGGTTTCCTTGCCCCTTACAAAGTGGTTACGACCGCTTTGCTAAAACTATTGTTTTTTGTGTTGACATTGAACACGCAGAAGGAATGAGAACTGCTTTGGCTAACGCCAATGCCGATTTATTCAAAGAGAACAACAAATATGTAATGCAAATGGTAAGAGAGAATTAGACAGTTTTATCAATCCAAGTGAGCCTTATCCTGTTATTGCAACGACTTCAAAATTAATGACGATTATAGGCAGAGGCACACGAATAAATGAGGAATACGGGAAAACCTATTTTACAATTATGGATTTTCGTAATGTTACCAATCGGTGAACCTGTAATGATAAAAGATGTAACACAAGACGACGATTTAACAAATTTAGAGGATGAAACAAGAGACAGGAGTAAAATATTATGTCAACGGCGTAGATGTAAATATTATCAACGAAAGAGTGCAATATCTTGATGTTTTAAAACACTTTAAAAGTTAAAAGAATTGGAAGAACAAGGAATTTTATTTGACGCTCTAAAAGATGAAGTAGGCAAAGATTTTGACCCATTCGATTTGATTTGCCATATTGCATATGATGCAAAACCATTAACAAGAAAAGAACGGGCAAATCAGGTGAAAAAGCGTAATTATTTTACAAAATATGGAGAAAAAGCAAGACTTGTTTTGGAAAAACTATTAGATAAATATGCCGATGACGGGTTATTAACCATTGAAAGCA
It encodes the following:
- a CDS encoding 4Fe-4S dicluster domain-containing protein, giving the protein MVTQDLYCGACIDECPATAIVSVDNSPLEFAEFTYVKPEKCIECVDSAVPKCADVCPVDDCIVWDMPMLEKVTIM
- a CDS encoding NifB/NifX family molybdenum-iron cluster-binding protein — translated: MKYFIKAAHNGHPQAQQIENLPKEKTRAIFRKSGFVISVHVLDEKKMAVMITETCVSCGDCAGECPVAAILDDSKDRNPFMGERFYVKPEACVECVGHADVPRCAEACPTEGCIVWDMPYTEEFSEYYEKGNSEGKYKIRVHKKKGLMLPTVKEKPFIETVPLEEREALDKDKNEFVEKVEFVSEPDEEREKLLFKFGKLKECDLLYCIQIGPGASKIANSFNIFPVKVDKNESIKDAIEKIQNMLKNNPPIWLLRIYTAGHV